Below is a genomic region from Methanolobus sediminis.
CAGGTCATCCATTAAGCGGGACTCGCGGGCAATACGGGACTCCTCCATGATCCGGTCCACAGCACCACGCTTCAACACTTCCTGGAAACCGGACATTCCGATGGAAGAAGTATCCTCTGTAACAACACGGGAAGAAAACTCAGCTTCTTTTGATCTCAGGTACTTCATGAAGTCATCTTTTATGAATCCCGGACCCGCAACAACAACAGCCTCTGATTCTGATGCTGCATGCAGCAACTGGTCGATAATTTCCTGGAAAAAGACTTCCCTTAAAGTGCCTTCACTTCTTTTTCCGGAAGACTGACTAATGTGAGAATATAATTCGATACCATAATGACGCACCAGACCTATATCCGCATCTCCTTCCTCAATAGCAAGAATTACAACTTTTGGTCGCTTGGAAGAAGCCTCAGCTTCATCAATACGTTCTATCTGGTCCTTTTTCCAGGTTTTGATTATTGAAAGGTCAAGTCCTTCCTCAACATTAAAAGTGTGATAGTGGCCTGCATCCATACCATGCTCAATAAGACCATGAATTCTCAGACGATTGGAGAACTTATGGAATTGAATGTCTTCCACACGAATACCCAGTCTTACTGTTTTTTTTTCAACTTTTTCAGGTCGCAGTTTATCAGCCGAAGTGTCGGCTTTTCTTTTTGTAAGAGCAAATATGAGGTCACCTTTCTCTATAATATACTTCAGGTGCCAGAGATCATCCAGAGTTTCAGGTACTATGGTAATCTCACCATCTCTGCCTTTCAGATTTCTCTTTACGACTCTCATGTTCACACCTTAATATCAGATTCACCTGGTGGCAACATCATTGCGATCTTATCAGGTGATGCTATCTGCTTGACGAAATTTGGCTCTTTTAATTTCTCCACATATATCTTGTATATCTTTTTGGCAACATCATTCTGGTTATATTTACCCGGAACAACTTCCACCACATGCTGACCATATTTGCGGACAGCAGATGTCGGACCGCCAATGACCCTTGTGCTTCCTTCAAGTTCAAGGCCAATAGCTGCAGCAACCTGGACATCCCTGAAATAGTTCCTTTCACCACGTATTACGAAAGAACCTTTCTTAAGATATTCTCCGGTTTCCGGTGTCTTGGATACCTGTTCAGGCTTTATCCAGTAACAATCACCGCTGAACTGGCCTGATTTCCATACACTTGAATAGGAAACCACAAACTGTGCAGTCTCCTGCAGAGTCTCCTCAGGCACATCTTCGCCCATAGTCTTGATAACTGTAATAGGAGCTCCGGGATCCTGAGTGTGGAATACGATATCACGCTTTTCCATGTATTTTTTAACGATCTCCTCATTAGTATCGGCATCCCTGCCTGCAACCACGAGGAATCCATCGGAGGACATGAACCATCTGAAGCGCTCATACCAGTACTTTTTATTACTGACCTTGCGTTTGTTAGAAACTTTCTTTTCGCGTTTCTGCATGGCAAGTTTAGTATCTTCTATGGCTTTAAGGGCACCATCTTTCTTTTTGGTGAGCTTCTTAGCCTTATCATAATAGACCTGTGCATTCTGAGGAATTGTAAGTTTAATATCTATAGTGGCTCTTGTACCATCGAGATTCAGAACAATATTCCCTTCTGCTGAATTGATATTCTCTATCCACTTTGCAGCAGGAACAGTATCCTTTGCCTTTTTCAAGATGGATTTAATCTCATCCCATGAGTAACCCTTGTCACGAGCCTGTTTCAGTACATTGATTATCTGTTCTATATCAATATAATTTGCATAGATGACTTCTGCAATACGGGTTTGCTTGTCTGCATCCGTTCCGAACTTTTCAATGGCATCTTCCTGTTTTTGCAGACGACGGGCAAATACGTCAACCTTTTCTTTCTTGACAGCTGTGACCGCTTCCTGCACAGATTCTGCAGCAGCTTTTCCGAAGAACTCATCAAGAGCAGCATTAAATGTAGGGAATGATTCCTTTTCAGAATCACTGTAAATAGATAACTCAAACGGAAGCACATCAAATGGCTTCACCTTACCCTTGTCATCCTTTTTCACAAGACAGGGTTTTAGGTCACCTGACAACAGTGGCTTAAAAACATCCTGTAGAGCAGAAATGATTGCCTGAATTCCATCTGAACTTATTTCCTTTGCAGGTTCGGATTTGTTAACTCCTGACCTGGCACATACCTCTTCCGCAAGCACTCCACCAAGGTTGAACCTTGTTGCAATGGTCCTTACAACATCAGCATCCGACCCTGCAAATACAGCTTCAAGATCGCTGGCCTTGGCATCAACAGGGCTGATCTGGGCTTCCGGATATTGGTATACTTCACCGCTACGTATTCTTCTTCCCTTGAACGTTACCGGTTTCATCGGAAGGATGATCTTTCGCTCGGAATCAAGAAGGACAATGTTTCCCGGAGAGAACAGTTCAACAACAAGAACTGTTTCCACACCGCCACGTACAACACCGATCTCAAGTATCCTGTCAAAGTCGTACTGTTTGACAAATGTGATTCGCCCTGCCATGATGTGCTTTCTGAGCATCATGGGGAATGACTGTGGAATCTTGGGACTTGGACGGATATGCTGGCTCATATGAGCACGTTTCCCTGCCTCGATCACAAGGTTATCCCTGCCTTTTTCATAGACAAAGAGATTTATTCTTATCTCGTCGGGTGCAGGCTGGTAAATCTTAGCTATTTTAGCATCTATTATAGATGTCTCACCTGAGCTTAACTCAAGGGCAAGGGCAGCTACATCAGCACTCGTCATTTCCTTCTTCATGCGTGGACTATAATGTAGACGGTGACTATAAGGTTTATGACGCATAAAGCAGATTTAATATCAAAGCACGATTACAAAATAGGAGCTACAGGCATAAGATGGATGAAAGGACAAGACAGTTCGTGGTATCTGCATTTCAGAACTATTATTCTACGGCAGACATAAAGTTGCCACCCGATTTTACTTCAAGAGAATGGGGTTTCATTGAGTTTACCAGCGGACAGGATACTTTCATGAAAAGACATCGTGCTTTTGGTTCAGAGGGAGAGCTTCATGATTACCTGCGCGGGATCGGACCTGCGCATGCCTATTATTCTGTTGCGTATTATGAGTATCCTGGCGCTCCTAAAATGAAGGAAAAGAACTGGCTTAAAGCCGATCTTATTTTTGATATTGATTCAGACCACCTGCCCGGAGGAATAAATTCCTACGCTGACATGCTTGAAAAAGGAAAGAAAGAAACGCTGAAACTCCTTGAGTTCCTGATGGATGATTTCGGGTTCAGGGAAGAACAGGTTCATGCTGTGTTCTCAGGAGGAAGAGGTTATCACTTCCACATCAGCGAAGAGTCTGTACTTTCACTTGGAAGTGCGGAGAGAAGAGAAATTGTTGATTATGTCAGTTCAAAGGGACTGAACCTTGACAGAATATTTTCCAAGAAAGATATTTCCGGTGACGCAGGTGCTGAATCTGCCAAGATAGCAGTTTTCCCATCAGAAGATGACGGGGGTTGGGGCGGACGGATCAACCGGTATCTTATCACATACCTTAGTTCAATTGCAAAGGATGAAGATGCAGTAAAGATATTAAGTGGGTTCAAAGGAATTGGAAAGACCACTGCAGAAAAGCTTGTGGATAATTTTCAGGATGAATCCAGGGTTGCTGCTTTGAAGAAAGGGAAAATGGATGCCCTTGGTGGCATCAAGAAAGAGATTCTAATGACCATTGTCAATAAGGGTGTTGAGCAGATGGCAGCATGTGTGGACGAACCTGTAACTGCAGATATTAAGAGACTGATCAGGCTTCCGGGTTCGCTTCATGGAAAATCAGGGATGAAAGTAACTGCACTTTCAATTGATGAACTTGAAACTTTTGAACCGCTTAATGATGCGGTTGTCTTTGGTGACAAGTCGGTAAGAATAAAAGTAATAAAACCGTTTGCTGTGCAGATGAAAGGTAATGACCTGATGGTCGAGGAAGGTGTACAGGAAGTTCCTGAATATGCCGCAATTTACCTTATGTGCAGAGGTGTTGCAGAATATGGACGGTAATGAGCTAAAGAACGTACTGAGAGATGAAGGTAGTTCCACACTCAAATCTCTGCACCCGGGCTTTTACAGGGATGTTGAGAAATACCTCAAAGAACTGGAAGAGGAGCTAACTAAAATAGATAATCCCCGCTCTGTCGAGTTTAAAATGCTTGACAATGAGTTACAAAGTGCTATTACCGACATTGAGATTATTTTCATGCGTCGCATACGTAAAATAATAGACTATGCAAGAACGAATGCCTTTTCCAGCATGCCGCCTACCCAGGACATGAGCAAATTACTTCCGGAAGAGAAAAAAGTATATGATTCGGTACTCACAGCAATAAATTCAGCGCGCTCAGAGTTGCTGATACCAATACTTGATCCACAGGCAGCAAGCAACAAGGATAAAAAAGAGGCATCAAGAAATATTAAAGATGATGCTACTGTAAAAATACCAGACGCATTCAATGCCGAAAGTTCAGAACATATGAATGCGGACATGCCATCTGAGACCAGCAATAAAGATGAAATAGGCAAAAGTAATATAAATAAAGAATTCGTTGTTGTGCGAATACTGGAGGACCTGCCTACTTTCAAGGCTATGGATAATCGCAATTACACATTACATGCCGAAGATGTTGTCGTTTTACCGACCCTGAATGCAAAGGGACTGATCAAACGCAACGTGGCACAAATAATCCTGTAAAATTAATAACATATTTAGGTGAAGATAATGAGGATTCCAAAGAGATTCAGAACACACTGCCCTTCATGCAAAAAACACACAGAGCATGTTGTTGAGAGAGTAAAGAAGGGTAAGGCATCAACACTTACACACATCGAAAGACAGAAGAAACGCCAGAGCGGAATTGGAAACAGTGGAAAGTTCTCAAAGGTGCCTGGTGGAGACAAGCCAACAAAGAGAATATGGCTCAGGTACAGGTGCACAGAATGTAACAAGGCACACCAGAGACCATGCTTCAGAGCAAAGAAATTCGACTTCGCAGAGTGATTATCATGATAAACAAACCAAAAAGCAGATTCTTACGTGTAAAATGCAATGATTGTGAGAACGAGCAGGTAATTTTCGGCAGTGCAAGCCGCAAGGTAACATGCCTTGTATGCGGAAGGACACTTGCGGAACCTACCGGCGGCAAGTCAACAATCACAACACACATACTCGAAGTACTCGAGTAGATCAAAGTGATTTATAATGGATGATAACAACTGGCCTGAAAGCGGGGACTTTGTTGTCTGTACCGTAAAGAATGTTACTGATTTCGGTGCATACACAACCCTTGAAGAATTCGATGGAAAAGAAGGTTTTATCCACATATCGGAGATTAAGGCCGGATGGGTCAAATACGTAAGAGACCATGTGCGCGAAGGACAGAAGGTAGTCTGCAAAGTTCTGAATGTGGACCCCTCACGTCGCCACATCGACCTGTCCCTTAAAGATGTCAACGAGCACCAGAAACGTGCAAAGATACAGGACTGGAAGAACGAGCAGAAGGCATTCAAGTGGCTTCAGTTCGTTTCAGAGGAAACGGGAACCAGCAATGATGAGATGGAAAAAATCAAACCAAAATTGCTGGAGAGTTTCGGCAGTCTTTATTCTGCATTCGAAGAAGCAGCCATGAGTGGCGAAGATGCTTTTAACGATGTAAAGATGAAGAAGAAGATTGTCACAAGCATCGTAAAGGTTGCTCAGAGCAATATTAAACTGCCATTTGTAGACATTGCCGGATACATAGACCTCAATTGCTATCTGCCTGATGGAATAGAGATCATTAAACTGGCTCTTGAAGCAGGAAATGAAATTGAGGAAGAAGGAGTCAAAGTAGACATCAGTTATACTGGTGCACCAAGATATAGGATCAAGGTAATTGCTCCTGACTACAAGAAAGCTGAATCCGTGCTCAAGAAGTCCTCAAACGCAGCTATAGATACTATTGAGAAGCTTGGTGGAAAAGGCGAATTCCACAGGCATAATGA
It encodes:
- a CDS encoding mRNA surveillance protein pelota, giving the protein MRVVKRNLKGRDGEITIVPETLDDLWHLKYIIEKGDLIFALTKRKADTSADKLRPEKVEKKTVRLGIRVEDIQFHKFSNRLRIHGLIEHGMDAGHYHTFNVEEGLDLSIIKTWKKDQIERIDEAEASSKRPKVVILAIEEGDADIGLVRHYGIELYSHISQSSGKRSEGTLREVFFQEIIDQLLHAASESEAVVVAGPGFIKDDFMKYLRSKEAEFSSRVVTEDTSSIGMSGFQEVLKRGAVDRIMEESRIARESRLMDDLLKEISVDGKVAYGLEEVKMALDYGSIDTLLVADEMLRMEREKGDIDSFLQAVEHSQGKIVVFSTIFEPGQKLLALGGIAALLRFKI
- the rqcH gene encoding ribosome rescue protein RqcH, which gives rise to MKKEMTSADVAALALELSSGETSIIDAKIAKIYQPAPDEIRINLFVYEKGRDNLVIEAGKRAHMSQHIRPSPKIPQSFPMMLRKHIMAGRITFVKQYDFDRILEIGVVRGGVETVLVVELFSPGNIVLLDSERKIILPMKPVTFKGRRIRSGEVYQYPEAQISPVDAKASDLEAVFAGSDADVVRTIATRFNLGGVLAEEVCARSGVNKSEPAKEISSDGIQAIISALQDVFKPLLSGDLKPCLVKKDDKGKVKPFDVLPFELSIYSDSEKESFPTFNAALDEFFGKAAAESVQEAVTAVKKEKVDVFARRLQKQEDAIEKFGTDADKQTRIAEVIYANYIDIEQIINVLKQARDKGYSWDEIKSILKKAKDTVPAAKWIENINSAEGNIVLNLDGTRATIDIKLTIPQNAQVYYDKAKKLTKKKDGALKAIEDTKLAMQKREKKVSNKRKVSNKKYWYERFRWFMSSDGFLVVAGRDADTNEEIVKKYMEKRDIVFHTQDPGAPITVIKTMGEDVPEETLQETAQFVVSYSSVWKSGQFSGDCYWIKPEQVSKTPETGEYLKKGSFVIRGERNYFRDVQVAAAIGLELEGSTRVIGGPTSAVRKYGQHVVEVVPGKYNQNDVAKKIYKIYVEKLKEPNFVKQIASPDKIAMMLPPGESDIKV
- the priS gene encoding DNA primase catalytic subunit PriS, with amino-acid sequence MDERTRQFVVSAFQNYYSTADIKLPPDFTSREWGFIEFTSGQDTFMKRHRAFGSEGELHDYLRGIGPAHAYYSVAYYEYPGAPKMKEKNWLKADLIFDIDSDHLPGGINSYADMLEKGKKETLKLLEFLMDDFGFREEQVHAVFSGGRGYHFHISEESVLSLGSAERREIVDYVSSKGLNLDRIFSKKDISGDAGAESAKIAVFPSEDDGGWGGRINRYLITYLSSIAKDEDAVKILSGFKGIGKTTAEKLVDNFQDESRVAALKKGKMDALGGIKKEILMTIVNKGVEQMAACVDEPVTADIKRLIRLPGSLHGKSGMKVTALSIDELETFEPLNDAVVFGDKSVRIKVIKPFAVQMKGNDLMVEEGVQEVPEYAAIYLMCRGVAEYGR
- a CDS encoding 50S ribosomal protein L44e, producing MRIPKRFRTHCPSCKKHTEHVVERVKKGKASTLTHIERQKKRQSGIGNSGKFSKVPGGDKPTKRIWLRYRCTECNKAHQRPCFRAKKFDFAE
- a CDS encoding 30S ribosomal protein S27e; its protein translation is MINKPKSRFLRVKCNDCENEQVIFGSASRKVTCLVCGRTLAEPTGGKSTITTHILEVLE
- a CDS encoding translation initiation factor IF-2 subunit alpha, whose protein sequence is MDDNNWPESGDFVVCTVKNVTDFGAYTTLEEFDGKEGFIHISEIKAGWVKYVRDHVREGQKVVCKVLNVDPSRRHIDLSLKDVNEHQKRAKIQDWKNEQKAFKWLQFVSEETGTSNDEMEKIKPKLLESFGSLYSAFEEAAMSGEDAFNDVKMKKKIVTSIVKVAQSNIKLPFVDIAGYIDLNCYLPDGIEIIKLALEAGNEIEEEGVKVDISYTGAPRYRIKVIAPDYKKAESVLKKSSNAAIDTIEKLGGKGEFHRHNDTVKA